From a region of the Nitrospiraceae bacterium genome:
- a CDS encoding Slp family lipoprotein, with translation MNITKRLFSACCLLSFLGGAGCAAPVIPASLEPHIDRSIAFGQVLESPDTYRGRMVVWAGEVLRAKALQSGTELEVLQLPATDEEAPVLQRTESKGRFLAIHNAFLDPATLKDGARVTIVGEVTGATMGKLDEADYRYPTVEVKHLHRWEDRSAAELRGPSPYWGVFGGVGVGGGTRGGGGISIGTGF, from the coding sequence ATGAACATCACCAAACGTCTCTTCTCAGCTTGCTGTCTTCTGTCCTTTCTCGGCGGAGCCGGCTGCGCCGCGCCGGTGATTCCAGCATCGCTGGAACCGCACATCGATCGGTCGATTGCGTTTGGGCAGGTACTGGAAAGTCCCGACACCTATCGTGGCCGGATGGTTGTCTGGGCCGGCGAGGTTCTGAGAGCCAAGGCGCTCCAAAGCGGAACTGAACTGGAAGTCCTTCAGCTCCCGGCGACCGATGAGGAGGCGCCCGTGCTCCAACGCACTGAGTCAAAAGGGCGGTTTCTGGCGATCCACAACGCGTTCCTTGATCCTGCCACCCTCAAAGACGGGGCACGGGTAACCATCGTGGGAGAAGTGACCGGTGCGACCATGGGGAAACTCGATGAGGCCGACTACCGGTACCCCACGGTCGAAGTGAAACACCTGCATCGCTGGGAAGACCGGAGCGCCGCCGAGTTGCGAGGCCCGAGTCCCTATTGGGGCGTGTTCGGCGGAGTCGGGGTGGGCGGAGGAACCCGTGGCGGCGGCGGGATCAGTATCGGCACAGGATTTTGA
- a CDS encoding trypsin-like peptidase domain-containing protein, translating into MIASSVRRTVCAALLLCGLLASLFSAPAADAVDPATLERAKRATIGVLEDTQDQRTPDKPGKLLVRGTGFHVRDGYIVTARHAAEKQEAATGTFIPKQIRILTADLHELPAELVGDSAFMDVVVYRIVQQHRGKVQAAVPFSSADPLPGQEVFTVGYPMGWGPTMSFGHLGNTSTFLQTVDGRLIQADVAACSGNSGGGLFNEKGEVVGIMHAIIQTERDDSTARCSRMAFAIPGILAERIVTAALEGKPLTFSKMGVQMMAVRDGTRWRMAVKDVGEPAKSAGLQKHDVIIAVDDTDIDDAAHLKNYLIERTSPGQQVRVKVRRLDTDLTFTVTLGGG; encoded by the coding sequence ATGATCGCTTCCTCTGTGAGACGAACAGTCTGTGCGGCACTACTGCTTTGTGGGCTCCTCGCTTCGCTTTTTTCGGCCCCTGCCGCCGACGCCGTGGACCCGGCGACACTCGAGCGGGCCAAGCGCGCGACCATCGGCGTGCTGGAAGATACGCAGGACCAGCGCACACCCGACAAGCCCGGGAAATTGCTCGTGCGCGGCACGGGATTCCATGTCCGCGACGGCTATATCGTGACCGCGCGGCATGCCGCCGAAAAGCAGGAAGCCGCCACCGGCACCTTCATTCCCAAGCAAATCCGCATCCTCACGGCGGATCTGCACGAGCTGCCGGCTGAACTGGTTGGAGACAGCGCCTTCATGGATGTCGTCGTCTACCGTATCGTCCAGCAGCATCGCGGAAAGGTACAGGCCGCCGTGCCCTTCTCGAGTGCAGACCCGCTTCCTGGACAGGAAGTCTTCACCGTCGGCTACCCGATGGGCTGGGGACCCACGATGTCGTTCGGCCACTTGGGCAACACCAGCACCTTCTTGCAGACAGTGGACGGCCGATTGATTCAAGCCGACGTGGCCGCCTGCAGCGGCAACTCGGGCGGCGGGCTCTTCAATGAAAAGGGCGAGGTGGTCGGGATTATGCACGCGATCATCCAAACCGAACGGGACGATTCGACGGCCCGCTGCAGCCGCATGGCATTTGCCATTCCCGGCATTCTGGCTGAACGGATCGTGACCGCTGCCCTCGAAGGCAAACCGCTGACGTTTTCAAAGATGGGCGTTCAGATGATGGCTGTGCGTGACGGAACCAGGTGGCGGATGGCGGTGAAAGACGTGGGAGAACCGGCTAAGTCGGCAGGCCTGCAAAAGCACGACGTCATCATCGCCGTGGACGATACCGACATCGACGACGCCGCACACTTGAAGAACTACTTGATCGAGAGAACCAGCCCTGGCCAGCAAGTCCGCGTGAAAGTACGACGTCTCGACACGGACTTAACGTTTACAGTCACCCTCGGCGGGGGATAA
- a CDS encoding ATP-binding cassette domain-containing protein, translating to MRILDVQHATVYRGDREVLTDFSLSIDEGVHTAILGPNGAGKSTLLKLLSMELHPTPREETVVRLFGEQRWNVWDLRKRLGLVSHDLQHRYLDGARGINVILSGYFASVDTYQHQEFGYGQLVRGMEVMEELEIGHLQDRAFGEMSTGEQRRFLLGRALVHDPEVLVLDEPTSGLDLHACFHYLSTIRRLMSKGKTILLVTHHIHEIPPEMSRVVLLKRGAVRADGAKEQILTAERLTALFDTPVHLAQANGWYQTLPG from the coding sequence GTGAGGATCCTCGATGTTCAACATGCCACCGTCTATCGCGGCGATCGCGAGGTCTTGACCGACTTTTCGCTCAGTATCGATGAAGGTGTGCATACGGCCATTCTTGGTCCCAACGGGGCAGGAAAATCCACATTGCTGAAACTGCTCTCGATGGAGTTGCATCCGACACCACGGGAGGAGACCGTGGTGCGGCTGTTCGGCGAGCAACGGTGGAACGTCTGGGATTTGCGCAAGCGCCTCGGTCTGGTATCCCACGATCTTCAGCACCGCTACCTCGACGGAGCCCGCGGCATTAACGTGATCCTCTCGGGGTATTTCGCCAGTGTCGATACATACCAGCATCAAGAATTCGGATATGGGCAACTCGTGCGTGGAATGGAAGTGATGGAGGAACTGGAGATCGGCCATCTGCAGGACCGCGCGTTCGGCGAAATGTCCACGGGCGAGCAGCGTCGATTCCTGCTCGGCAGGGCGCTTGTGCATGATCCGGAGGTGTTGGTGCTTGACGAGCCCACCAGCGGGCTCGACCTCCATGCCTGTTTCCATTATCTCTCGACGATTCGCCGGCTCATGTCGAAGGGGAAAACGATCTTGTTGGTCACCCACCATATCCATGAGATTCCGCCCGAGATGAGTCGTGTCGTATTGCTGAAGCGTGGAGCCGTGAGGGCGGACGGAGCGAAGGAGCAAATCCTGACTGCGGAAAGACTGACGGCACTGTTCGATACCCCGGTGCATCTGGCCCAAGCGAATGGCTGGTACCAGACGCTGCCGGGGTGA
- the aspS gene encoding aspartate--tRNA ligase — protein sequence MKVRTHRCGELRKAQVGQQVTLNGWVQRRRDHGTVMFIDLRDRTGITQVVFNSERNATVHQAAHALRSECVVSVTGQVMARPDESKNPNLATGEIEVFVDAVDILNEAKTPPFMIEDDADITESLRLKYRYLDLRRPRMQKLLGMRHGIMQAVRGFLNNEGFLEVETPILTKSTPEGARDYLVPSRVNPGTFFALPQSPQLFKQVLMVSGVDRYYQIARCFRDEDLRNDRQPEFTQIDLEMSFVDRDQVMALMERMIVSVFKDAGGVQLPTPFPRMTYAEAMGRYGSDKPDLRFGMPLHDVTGFAAGSEFKVFKDAATKGGIVKALIVAGGGSIARSRIDALGETAKSFGAKGLAWLKITAEGQLESVIAKFLDAKAFAAALPDAKPGDLVLFGADKPSIVHDVLGRIRLLLGEELNLIDKQAWKPLWVTEFPLLDYSPEEKRYVFMHNPFAAPMDEDLSHLEGEPLKARAKAYDMVLNGSEIGGGSIRNHRSDVQFKILDLLGITKDQAEAKFGFLLEALEYGAPPHGGIAFGLDRLIMLLGGADSIRDVIAFPKTQRAQCPLTEAPSSVSPDQLKELRIKLDLVE from the coding sequence ATGAAGGTACGAACCCATCGGTGCGGAGAGTTGCGGAAGGCGCAGGTCGGGCAGCAGGTCACGTTGAATGGTTGGGTGCAGCGGCGTCGTGACCACGGGACCGTCATGTTCATCGACTTGCGCGACCGGACCGGCATCACGCAGGTGGTGTTCAACTCCGAACGCAATGCCACGGTACATCAGGCGGCCCATGCCCTTCGCAGCGAGTGCGTCGTGTCGGTCACCGGGCAAGTGATGGCGAGGCCGGACGAATCCAAGAATCCCAACCTCGCGACGGGTGAGATCGAAGTCTTCGTCGATGCCGTGGACATACTGAACGAAGCCAAGACCCCTCCGTTTATGATCGAGGATGATGCCGATATCACGGAGTCCCTTCGCTTGAAGTATCGGTATTTGGATCTTCGCCGTCCGAGGATGCAGAAACTGTTGGGCATGCGTCACGGGATTATGCAGGCAGTGCGGGGGTTTTTGAACAACGAAGGATTTCTCGAGGTCGAAACCCCCATCTTGACGAAGAGCACGCCTGAGGGCGCCCGCGATTACTTGGTCCCGAGCCGTGTCAACCCCGGAACCTTCTTTGCGCTTCCGCAATCACCGCAGCTGTTCAAGCAGGTGCTGATGGTCAGCGGCGTGGACCGCTATTACCAGATCGCCCGCTGTTTCCGCGACGAAGACCTCCGCAACGACCGGCAGCCGGAGTTCACCCAGATCGATTTGGAGATGTCGTTCGTCGATCGCGATCAAGTCATGGCGCTCATGGAGCGGATGATCGTCTCCGTCTTCAAGGACGCCGGCGGGGTGCAGTTGCCGACGCCGTTCCCCAGGATGACCTATGCAGAGGCAATGGGGCGGTACGGATCGGACAAGCCCGATCTGCGATTCGGGATGCCGTTGCACGATGTGACAGGGTTCGCTGCAGGGAGCGAATTCAAGGTATTCAAGGATGCCGCCACGAAAGGCGGCATCGTCAAGGCCCTGATCGTAGCCGGTGGTGGGTCGATTGCGAGGAGCCGCATCGACGCACTGGGGGAAACGGCCAAGAGTTTCGGCGCCAAGGGACTTGCTTGGCTGAAAATCACGGCCGAGGGCCAGTTGGAGTCAGTGATCGCCAAGTTTCTTGATGCCAAGGCCTTCGCCGCGGCGCTGCCGGACGCCAAGCCTGGGGATCTGGTCCTGTTCGGAGCCGACAAGCCTTCGATCGTGCATGACGTCCTGGGCCGTATCCGGCTCTTGCTCGGCGAGGAATTGAACCTCATTGATAAGCAGGCCTGGAAGCCGCTGTGGGTGACGGAGTTTCCTCTCTTGGATTACTCGCCGGAAGAGAAGCGCTACGTGTTCATGCACAATCCATTCGCGGCTCCCATGGACGAGGACCTGTCCCATCTCGAGGGAGAGCCTCTCAAGGCTAGGGCAAAGGCCTATGACATGGTCTTGAACGGCAGCGAGATCGGTGGCGGCAGCATTCGTAACCACCGCAGCGACGTGCAGTTCAAGATTCTCGACCTGCTCGGGATCACCAAGGACCAGGCTGAGGCAAAGTTCGGTTTCCTCTTGGAGGCGCTGGAATACGGCGCACCGCCGCATGGAGGGATTGCCTTCGGTCTCGACCGTTTGATCATGTTACTGGGTGGGGCCGATTCGATCCGTGACGTCATTGCATTCCCCAAGACGCAACGGGCGCAATGTCCGCTCACGGAAGCGCCTTCGAGCGTCAGCCCCGACCAACTCAAGGAATTGCGGATCAAGCTCGATTTGGTTGAGTAG
- a CDS encoding rRNA pseudouridine synthase — protein MEVRLQKLIAGTGLSSRRKAEEMITAGRVTVNGIVVTELGTKVDPERDHVKVDGKHLRAAQPFVYLMLNKPKHVMSTLDDPEGRPTVKDFLHGVTVRVFPVGRLDFDSEGLMLLTNNGDLAQALLHPKYHVAKTYLIKVKGVLNDEDIDALERGVKLEDGVTAPAKVVKVSKAESNSWLEVTIHEGRKHQVKRMMEAVGHPVIKLTRVRMGPLVLGDLPSGTYRFLTDREANRLREHVEDRMVREAGQEPAPKPKPTTWAKPKARPTRQSKLERAGRKPERGSGRPRRNTSGRGMRRSA, from the coding sequence GTGGAAGTGAGGTTGCAAAAATTGATCGCAGGCACCGGCCTTTCGTCTCGGCGTAAGGCCGAGGAGATGATCACGGCCGGGCGCGTCACGGTCAACGGCATCGTGGTGACCGAGCTCGGTACCAAAGTGGATCCGGAGCGAGACCACGTGAAGGTGGACGGGAAGCATCTGCGTGCCGCCCAGCCGTTTGTGTATCTCATGCTCAACAAGCCAAAGCACGTGATGTCCACTTTGGACGATCCGGAGGGGCGCCCTACGGTGAAGGACTTCCTGCATGGAGTCACCGTTCGGGTATTTCCTGTCGGGCGATTGGATTTCGATAGCGAAGGGCTCATGTTGCTCACGAACAATGGTGACTTAGCGCAGGCGCTCCTTCATCCGAAATACCACGTCGCAAAGACCTACCTGATCAAGGTCAAGGGCGTGTTGAACGACGAGGATATTGATGCGTTGGAGCGGGGTGTGAAGCTGGAAGACGGCGTGACGGCTCCGGCGAAAGTAGTGAAGGTGAGCAAGGCCGAGAGCAATTCCTGGCTGGAAGTCACGATCCATGAAGGCCGCAAGCACCAAGTCAAGCGGATGATGGAAGCCGTGGGGCATCCGGTGATCAAGCTGACCCGCGTACGGATGGGACCGCTGGTCTTGGGTGATTTGCCTTCCGGTACCTATCGGTTTCTCACTGATCGGGAGGCCAATCGGCTGCGCGAGCATGTCGAGGATCGCATGGTCCGTGAGGCCGGGCAAGAACCGGCGCCGAAGCCGAAACCTACCACCTGGGCAAAGCCGAAAGCGCGGCCGACCCGGCAATCGAAATTGGAGCGGGCTGGACGAAAACCGGAGCGCGGGTCCGGCCGGCCTAGGCGGAATACGAGCGGACGAGGGATGCGGAGATCAGCATGA
- the guaA gene encoding glutamine-hydrolyzing GMP synthase, with translation MELWHDRILVLDFGSQYTQLIARRIREAQVYSQILPCTASLATILAYRPRGIVLSGGPASVYDKKSPQVPKELFDQGIPILGICYGMQLVTHLSGGEVVKAPHREYGRAELRIDDGSDLFKGIGQAGSTTVWMSHGDRIERMPPGFRSIAHTDNSPVAAMKRDDQKRRIYCLQFHPEVAHTSEGTQILRNFVYDICACKASWTMRSYVESAVEQIREQVGKNRVICALSGGVDSSVAAVLTHKAIGDQLTCVFVDNGLLRTGEGEQVQKTFAAHFKMDLHFLDRTTQFLAALKNVTDPERKRKTIGKLFIRNFEAESKRLKGIKFLVQGTLYPDVIESVSFKGPSATIKTHHNVGGLPARMKLKLIEPLRELFKDEVRVLGKELGMPDEVVWRQPFPGPGLAIRVLGSVTKERLQILRAAEVIVDQEIRGAGLYREIWQFFAVLLPIRTVGVMGDQRTYDHVIAIRAVTSLDGMTADWAKIPYDVLGRMSNRIINEVMGVNRVVYDISSKPPSTIEWE, from the coding sequence ATGGAACTCTGGCACGATAGAATCCTCGTTCTCGATTTCGGATCTCAGTATACGCAGCTGATCGCCCGACGCATCCGCGAGGCGCAAGTCTACTCTCAGATCCTGCCTTGCACGGCCTCCCTCGCCACGATCTTGGCCTATCGCCCACGAGGCATCGTCCTTTCCGGCGGGCCAGCCAGCGTCTACGACAAGAAATCCCCACAGGTCCCCAAAGAGTTGTTCGATCAGGGAATCCCCATTCTCGGCATCTGCTATGGCATGCAGCTTGTGACCCATCTCTCGGGTGGTGAAGTCGTCAAAGCGCCCCACCGCGAATATGGCCGGGCTGAATTGCGAATCGACGACGGGTCGGATCTCTTCAAGGGTATCGGACAGGCTGGGTCGACTACCGTCTGGATGTCCCACGGTGATCGAATCGAGCGCATGCCTCCGGGCTTCCGCTCGATTGCGCACACCGACAATTCCCCCGTCGCGGCGATGAAGCGGGACGACCAGAAGCGGCGGATCTACTGTCTGCAATTTCACCCGGAAGTGGCGCATACGTCTGAAGGCACTCAAATCCTGCGCAATTTCGTCTACGATATCTGCGCCTGCAAGGCCTCGTGGACCATGCGGTCCTATGTCGAGTCGGCCGTCGAACAGATTCGTGAACAGGTCGGCAAAAACCGAGTGATTTGTGCGCTGAGCGGTGGAGTCGACTCGTCGGTTGCGGCTGTCCTCACCCACAAGGCCATCGGCGATCAGCTGACCTGTGTCTTCGTCGACAACGGCCTCCTCCGTACCGGTGAAGGTGAACAGGTGCAGAAGACCTTCGCCGCGCATTTCAAGATGGATCTCCACTTCTTGGATCGGACCACGCAGTTTCTCGCGGCCTTGAAGAACGTGACCGATCCCGAACGAAAACGGAAGACGATCGGCAAGCTCTTCATCCGAAACTTTGAAGCGGAATCGAAGCGGCTCAAGGGCATCAAATTCTTGGTCCAGGGGACGCTCTATCCGGACGTGATTGAAAGCGTCAGCTTCAAAGGGCCCTCCGCGACCATCAAAACGCACCACAACGTGGGCGGCTTGCCGGCCAGGATGAAGCTCAAACTTATCGAGCCCCTTAGAGAACTGTTCAAGGATGAAGTCCGCGTGTTGGGAAAAGAACTCGGGATGCCGGACGAAGTGGTGTGGCGGCAGCCGTTCCCCGGTCCTGGATTAGCCATCCGCGTTTTGGGTTCCGTCACCAAAGAGCGGTTACAGATTCTCCGTGCCGCCGAAGTGATCGTCGACCAAGAGATTCGCGGCGCCGGGCTCTATCGGGAGATCTGGCAATTCTTTGCGGTGCTGCTGCCGATTCGCACGGTGGGTGTGATGGGGGACCAGCGGACCTATGATCACGTCATCGCCATTCGCGCGGTCACCAGCTTGGACGGGATGACTGCGGACTGGGCAAAGATTCCCTACGACGTCCTAGGCCGAATGTCCAACCGCATCATCAATGAGGTCATGGGCGTCAATCGCGTCGTCTACGACATCAGTTCCAAACCGCCCAGCACGATCGAGTGGGAATAG
- the guaB gene encoding IMP dehydrogenase, whose product MLDKEIRVGLTYDDVVLVPAKSQVIPSEVDTRTVVTRNIQVNIPIVSAAMDTVTEARLAIAMAQEGGIGIIHRVLSPVDQAAEVDRVKKSESGMILDPVTISPDQTIRDAHSLMAKYRISGIPVTKNRKLVGILTNRDLRFETRMDLKVSQVMKRDKLITAPEGTSLEKAREILHEHRIEKLPVVNKQFELKGLITIKDIEKRIKYPNACKDTHGRLRVGAALGVGPETEERVNLLVKAGVDLVVVDTAHGHSQAVLDTVKMVKKLHSKLEVVAGNIATAEAAKDLMKAGVDAVKVGVGPGSICTTRIVSGAGMPQLTAIADCAKALSGTGIPVIADGGIKYSGDISKALAAGASAVMLGSLLAGTEESPGETVLYQARTYKVYRGMGSIGAMERGGGDRYGQGGRPVQKLVPEGIEGRVPYKGPVAAVVYQLVGGVKSGMGYCGCKTIADMQKSARFIRQTVAGLREGHVHDVIITKEAPNYRMDWE is encoded by the coding sequence ATGTTGGATAAGGAGATTCGGGTTGGGTTGACGTACGACGACGTCGTCCTCGTGCCGGCCAAATCGCAGGTAATACCCAGCGAAGTCGACACCCGTACCGTCGTCACCCGAAACATTCAAGTCAACATTCCCATCGTCAGCGCCGCGATGGATACCGTCACTGAGGCCAGGCTTGCTATTGCAATGGCTCAAGAAGGTGGGATCGGGATCATTCACCGGGTCTTGTCTCCCGTGGACCAGGCCGCGGAAGTCGATCGGGTCAAGAAATCCGAAAGCGGGATGATTCTCGATCCCGTCACGATTTCCCCGGATCAGACGATCCGCGACGCCCACAGCCTCATGGCGAAGTACCGCATCTCCGGTATTCCCGTCACCAAGAATCGCAAGCTCGTAGGCATCCTGACCAACCGAGACCTGCGCTTCGAGACTCGCATGGACTTGAAGGTCTCTCAAGTCATGAAGCGTGACAAGCTCATCACGGCGCCGGAAGGTACTAGTTTGGAGAAGGCTCGAGAGATTCTCCATGAACATCGGATTGAGAAGCTGCCGGTCGTGAACAAGCAGTTCGAGTTGAAGGGGTTGATCACGATCAAGGACATCGAAAAACGCATCAAATATCCGAATGCCTGCAAAGATACGCATGGGCGTCTGCGTGTCGGGGCCGCCCTCGGCGTTGGCCCGGAGACCGAAGAGCGGGTGAATCTGCTCGTCAAGGCCGGAGTGGACCTTGTCGTCGTCGATACCGCCCACGGACATTCGCAGGCGGTGTTGGACACGGTCAAAATGGTCAAGAAGCTGCACTCCAAACTGGAAGTCGTCGCCGGCAACATTGCGACGGCTGAAGCAGCCAAGGACTTGATGAAGGCTGGAGTCGATGCGGTGAAGGTCGGCGTTGGGCCCGGTTCCATCTGCACGACCCGTATCGTATCCGGCGCCGGCATGCCGCAGCTGACGGCCATTGCCGATTGCGCGAAGGCTCTGTCCGGGACCGGAATTCCCGTTATTGCCGATGGCGGGATCAAATATTCAGGCGATATCAGTAAGGCGCTTGCAGCCGGGGCCTCGGCGGTCATGCTCGGCAGCCTGTTGGCCGGCACCGAGGAATCGCCTGGAGAAACCGTGCTGTATCAGGCCAGAACTTATAAGGTCTACCGCGGTATGGGGTCCATCGGAGCGATGGAGAGAGGCGGCGGCGATCGCTACGGCCAGGGAGGCCGCCCGGTGCAGAAGCTCGTTCCAGAAGGCATCGAAGGCCGCGTGCCTTACAAGGGACCGGTGGCGGCGGTGGTCTATCAACTGGTCGGCGGCGTAAAGTCCGGCATGGGTTACTGCGGTTGCAAGACAATCGCGGACATGCAGAAAAGCGCTCGATTCATCCGACAGACGGTCGCCGGTCTGCGGGAAGGCCACGTGCACGACGTCATCATTACCAAGGAAGCACCCAATTACCGTATGGATTGGGAATAG